Proteins co-encoded in one Christiangramia fulva genomic window:
- a CDS encoding TAT-variant-translocated molybdopterin oxidoreductase — translation MSSNKKYWKSVDELKDSSIVETLKHKEFAEEIPVDEFLGDKSSLESSKTTRRDFLKYVGFSTAAASLAACEGPVMKSIPYVVQPERIVPGKPNYYASAIADGFDFASVLVKTREGRPIKIETNDLADFKAAGSARVNASVLSLYDTKRVKRPMIEGRNVSWEEFNQEVQNALSGVNGEIVLLTQTFASPSTSKIINEFSSKYGNVRHVVYDTISEDAALDAFQAKYGRRALPDYDFSKAGVIVGVGADFLGDWQGGGYDVSYAKSKIPNDGKMSRHIHFESNLTTTGAKADKRLPVTPSEQKKILVALYNYIVGGQSTSDLPANIDDAVVKAASQLRKAGSKGVVVAGIPDENAQTLVLAINEKLGSEVMNTEKPRLTRQGNSKEVQQLVKDMNNGQIGAILIAGVNPAYSLPNAEEFKEGLKKVGTTLTFALKQDETASLTKYVAAVPHYLESWGDVQFTTDRFALTQPTIRPLFDTRQIQECLLTWTGNDTSYYDYLKETWSGHLSGKGWDLALHDGVFKGSSPVALTENTSSIPEISETSAVRNLSQTEEGGNMELVLYTKVSMGDGQQFNNPWLQEMPDPITRTTWDNYVLMSRVDADKLGVENVTVSNGALNGGYVNIKLGDVVVKNVPVIIQPGQAKGAIGLALGYGKREAIQQEMQVGVNAFPLYKNFKSFQNVIVEKADGMHEFACTQLQNTLAGRDDIIKETTLETYNNEPKEEWNAMPEVSYNHVEIPTDSDNANIWTEFNREIGHHFNLSIDLNACTGCGACVIACHSENNVPVVGKEEVRRFRDMHWLRIDRYYSAADTFKEEQRKLEERGAFDSYSVVENPSDENPMVAFQPVMCQHCNHAPCETVCPVAAISHGRQGQNQMVYNRCVGTRYCANNCPYKVRRFNWFRYAQNDEFDYNFNNDLGRMVINPDVTVRSRGVMEKCSLCMQLTQKVILDAKREGRPVEDGEFYTACSNACDKGAIKFGDINDKDSEILKLKNNDRSYHLLESLGTKPNVVYQTKVRNAAES, via the coding sequence ATGTCATCAAACAAAAAATACTGGAAAAGTGTTGACGAGCTAAAGGATAGCTCTATTGTTGAGACGCTCAAACATAAGGAATTTGCTGAAGAGATTCCGGTAGATGAATTTCTTGGAGATAAATCTTCGCTGGAGTCTTCTAAAACCACCAGAAGGGATTTCCTGAAGTATGTGGGCTTTAGTACCGCTGCTGCATCGCTTGCAGCCTGTGAGGGACCGGTGATGAAATCGATTCCCTACGTGGTTCAGCCGGAGCGAATCGTTCCCGGAAAGCCAAATTATTATGCTTCTGCAATCGCTGATGGTTTTGATTTTGCCAGTGTGCTGGTAAAAACCCGTGAGGGACGACCTATAAAGATCGAAACAAACGATCTGGCCGATTTCAAAGCTGCCGGAAGTGCGAGGGTGAACGCTTCAGTTTTGTCTTTGTATGATACCAAGCGCGTTAAACGACCTATGATAGAAGGCAGAAATGTTTCATGGGAAGAGTTTAACCAGGAGGTGCAAAATGCTCTTAGTGGGGTAAATGGCGAGATCGTTCTTCTTACCCAAACTTTCGCGAGCCCTTCAACCTCCAAAATAATAAACGAATTTTCTTCAAAATACGGAAACGTGCGTCACGTGGTGTACGATACTATTTCTGAAGATGCTGCATTAGATGCTTTTCAGGCTAAATATGGAAGAAGAGCACTTCCAGATTATGATTTTTCAAAAGCCGGAGTGATCGTTGGAGTTGGAGCCGATTTCCTTGGAGACTGGCAGGGAGGCGGATATGACGTTAGCTATGCGAAAAGTAAAATTCCGAATGACGGGAAAATGTCCCGCCACATCCATTTTGAATCAAATCTTACTACTACCGGGGCTAAGGCAGATAAACGCCTTCCGGTAACTCCATCGGAGCAAAAAAAGATACTTGTTGCTCTTTATAATTATATTGTTGGAGGGCAGTCTACCAGTGACCTTCCTGCAAATATTGATGATGCGGTGGTAAAAGCTGCAAGCCAGCTTAGAAAAGCAGGTAGCAAAGGAGTTGTGGTTGCAGGAATTCCTGATGAAAATGCGCAGACTCTTGTTCTTGCTATCAACGAGAAGCTGGGAAGTGAAGTGATGAATACTGAAAAGCCTCGCCTTACACGGCAGGGAAATTCAAAAGAAGTACAGCAGCTGGTGAAGGATATGAACAACGGGCAGATTGGAGCTATTTTGATCGCCGGTGTGAATCCTGCCTACAGCCTCCCAAATGCTGAAGAGTTCAAAGAAGGACTTAAAAAAGTGGGTACAACACTTACCTTCGCTCTTAAGCAGGATGAGACTGCCAGCCTTACAAAATATGTCGCGGCAGTGCCTCATTACCTGGAAAGCTGGGGTGATGTGCAGTTCACTACAGACAGGTTTGCCCTTACCCAGCCTACAATCAGGCCACTTTTTGATACAAGACAGATCCAGGAATGTTTGTTAACATGGACTGGTAATGATACCTCTTATTACGATTATTTGAAGGAAACCTGGTCTGGCCATCTTTCAGGTAAAGGATGGGATCTTGCATTGCATGACGGAGTTTTTAAAGGTTCCAGTCCTGTAGCTTTGACTGAAAACACTTCTTCTATTCCTGAAATTTCTGAAACTTCGGCTGTGAGAAATCTTTCTCAGACTGAAGAAGGCGGAAACATGGAGCTGGTGCTTTATACTAAAGTATCTATGGGTGACGGGCAGCAGTTCAACAACCCATGGCTTCAGGAAATGCCTGATCCTATTACCAGGACGACCTGGGATAACTATGTACTGATGTCGCGCGTCGATGCCGATAAATTAGGTGTTGAGAACGTGACAGTTTCCAACGGAGCTCTTAACGGAGGATATGTCAATATCAAATTAGGAGATGTTGTTGTTAAAAATGTGCCTGTGATCATTCAGCCGGGCCAGGCTAAAGGAGCTATTGGCCTTGCGCTTGGATATGGAAAGCGTGAAGCTATTCAGCAGGAAATGCAGGTAGGTGTAAACGCCTTCCCTTTATATAAGAATTTCAAATCCTTCCAGAATGTAATTGTTGAAAAAGCCGATGGAATGCATGAATTTGCATGTACTCAGCTTCAGAATACACTGGCAGGCCGTGATGATATTATCAAAGAAACAACTCTTGAAACCTATAATAACGAACCTAAGGAAGAGTGGAATGCCATGCCAGAGGTTAGTTATAATCATGTTGAAATTCCTACCGATTCAGATAACGCTAATATTTGGACAGAATTCAACAGAGAGATAGGTCATCATTTTAACCTTTCTATAGATCTTAATGCGTGTACCGGGTGTGGAGCCTGTGTGATCGCATGTCATTCAGAAAACAATGTACCGGTAGTTGGTAAGGAGGAAGTTAGAAGATTCCGTGATATGCACTGGTTGCGTATAGACCGTTATTATTCAGCTGCTGATACTTTCAAGGAAGAACAAAGAAAACTGGAAGAAAGAGGTGCATTTGACAGTTATTCTGTGGTGGAAAATCCTTCAGATGAAAATCCCATGGTAGCTTTCCAACCGGTAATGTGCCAGCACTGTAACCACGCTCCTTGTGAGACTGTATGTCCTGTGGCTGCCATCTCTCACGGAAGACAGGGACAAAACCAGATGGTGTACAACCGTTGTGTGGGTACGAGATATTGTGCCAATAACTGCCCTTATAAAGTGCGTCGTTTCAACTGGTTCAGATATGCTCAGAATGATGAATTTGACTATAACTTCAACAACGATCTTGGCAGAATGGTTATAAATCCTGATGTTACCGTTCGTTCAAGAGGGGTGATGGAAAAATGTTCATTATGTATGCAACTTACGCAAAAAGTCATTCTTGATGCCAAACGTGAAGGAAGACCGGTTGAAGATGGCGAGTTCTATACAGCATGTTCAAATGCCTGTGATAAAGGCGCTATCAAATTTGGAGATATTAACGATAAGGATTCTGAAATCCTGAAATTAAAAAATAATGACAGGTCTTATCACTTACTGGAAAGCCTGGGAACCAAGCCAAATGTGGTGTACCAGACCAAAGTGAGAAATGCCGCAGAATCTTAA